In the Bacteroidia bacterium genome, one interval contains:
- a CDS encoding glycosyltransferase family 2 protein → MNISLVIPLLNEEESLPELSAWIQKVMDENSFSYEILYIDDGSSDESWKVILELAEKNPAIKGISFRRNYGKSAALNVGFAEAKGDVVITMDADLQDSPNEIPELYRLIKEEHFHLISGWKKKRHDPLSKTIPTKFFNWVTRKVSGIYLHDFNCGLKAYHHDVVKSVEVYGEMHRYIPVIAKWAGFTCIGEKVVQHQPRQYGTTKFGFERFINGFLDLLSITFMSRFSKRPMHFFGLIGTLCFLIGFFVALWLILEKVMYAWFLMEKARGVTDQPLFYLALVAVVVGTQLFLAGFLGELISRSSTSRNYYHIKDRVH, encoded by the coding sequence ATGAACATAAGCCTGGTAATACCTCTGTTAAACGAGGAAGAGTCGCTGCCGGAACTCTCCGCCTGGATTCAGAAGGTGATGGATGAAAACAGCTTCTCCTATGAAATTCTTTATATAGACGATGGCAGCAGTGACGAATCCTGGAAGGTAATCCTTGAGCTGGCAGAGAAAAATCCTGCAATAAAGGGCATCAGTTTCAGGCGAAATTATGGCAAATCAGCCGCCCTGAATGTTGGATTTGCTGAAGCGAAAGGAGACGTGGTAATCACTATGGATGCCGACCTGCAGGATTCTCCCAACGAGATTCCTGAATTGTACCGCCTTATAAAGGAGGAGCATTTTCACTTGATTTCCGGATGGAAGAAAAAGCGCCATGATCCGCTTTCTAAAACCATTCCCACCAAATTCTTTAATTGGGTAACCAGGAAAGTCTCTGGCATTTACCTCCATGATTTCAACTGTGGTCTGAAAGCGTATCATCACGATGTAGTAAAATCTGTAGAGGTTTATGGAGAAATGCACCGGTATATTCCGGTTATTGCCAAATGGGCCGGATTTACCTGCATTGGCGAAAAGGTAGTGCAGCATCAGCCGCGGCAGTATGGCACCACAAAATTTGGTTTCGAGCGCTTCATTAATGGTTTTCTGGATCTGCTCTCAATTACCTTCATGTCGCGATTCAGCAAACGGCCCATGCACTTTTTTGGATTAATCGGTACGCTATGTTTCCTGATAGGGTTTTTCGTGGCGCTCTGGCTCATTCTTGAAAAAGTGATGTATGCCTGGTTCCTGATGGAGAAGGCACGGGGAGTAACGGATCAACCGCTTTTTTACCTTGCCCTGGTGGCCGTAGTTGTCGGAACGCAGCTTTTTCTTGCCGGATTCCTGGGAGAGCTGATCTCAAGAAGCTCCACTTCCCGGAATTATTATCATATCAAAGACAGGGTGCATTAA